A window of Ictalurus furcatus strain D&B chromosome 18, Billie_1.0, whole genome shotgun sequence contains these coding sequences:
- the cnot6a gene encoding CCR4-NOT transcription complex subunit 6a isoform X1, with protein MRTRVVISAPDSHGRHDSCLLSVRNSGYKVEQKQRKRAVGFVNWYGLTGMPKEKYDPPDPRRMYTIMSSEEAASGKKSYWAELEISGKVRSLSTALWSLTHLTALHISDNSLSRIPPDIAKLHNLVYLDLSSNKIRSLPAELGNMVSLRELLLNNNQLRVLPFELGKLFQLQTLGLKGNPLAQDIMNLYQEPDGTRRLLNYLLDNLAGTKRVSTEQPPPRSWVHLKEPDRTRPAALFSVMCYNVLCDKYATRQLYGYCPSWALNWEYRKKSIMQEILSCSADIISLQEVETEQYYNFFLVELKEHGYEGFFSPKSRARTMSESDRKHVDGCAIFYKTEKFSLVQKHTVEFNQLAMANSEGSEVMLNRVMTKDNIGVAVLLELRKEMIEQSGKHLASMEKQLLLMANAHMHWDPEYSDVKLVQTMMFLSEVKNIVDKATRSLKLSSVSGETNAIPLVLCADLNSLPDSGVVEYLSTGGVDSTHKDFKDLRYIDCLTNFNCNGKNGTSSSRITHGFKLKSAYENGLMPYTNYTFDFKGVIDYIFYSQPLLNVLGVLGPLDPHWLHDNNITGCPHPHIPSDHFSLFAQLELLLPFSSLVNGLHVPGCR; from the exons ATGAGGACGCGTGTTGTTATCTCAGCCCCAGACTCTCACGGCCGCCATGATTCTTGTTTGCTTTCAGTGAGAAACAGCGGATACAAAGTGGAGCAGAAACAAAGGAAACGCGCAGTCGGCTTCGTCAATTGGTATGGTCTTACAG GGATGCCCAAGGAAAAATATGATCCGCCGGACCCAAGGCGGATGTATACTATAATGTCGAGCGAAGAGGCAGCTAGTGGGAAGAAGTCATACTGGGCCGAACTGGAGATCAGTG GCAAAGTGAGGAGCCTGAGCACAGCATTGTGGTCTCTTACCCATCTGACTGCTTTGCACATCAGTGACAACTCCCTCTCACGTATCCCTCCGGACATTGCCAAACTACACAACTTGGTGTACTTGGACCTCTCATCCAATAAGATCAGGAGCTTGCCTGCCGAGCTAGGCAACATGGTATCTCTCAG GGAACTGCTTTTAAATAACAACCAGTTGCGAGTCCTGCCTTTTGAGCTTGGAAAATTGTTTCAGTTACAAACCTTGGGTTTAAAAG GAAACCCACTTGCACAAGACATCATGAACCTCTACCAGGAACCCGATGGGACGCGCCGGCTCCTGAACTACCTGCTGGACAATCTTGCAGGCACCAAGCGCG TCTCCACAGAACAGCCCCCTCCTCGCTCATGGGTACATCTTAAGGAGCCTGACAGGACACGACCAGCAG CATTGTTCTCTGTGATGTGCTACAACGTACTGTGCGATAAGTACGCCACACGACAGCTCTATGGTTACTGCCCTTCCTGGGCTCTCAATTGGGAGTACAGGAAAAAGTCCATCATGCAGGAGATCCTCAGCTGCAGTGCAGATATCATCAGCCTACAG GAAGTGGAGACAGAGCAGTACTACAACTTTTTCCTGGTGGAGCTCAAAGAGCATGGATACGAGGGTTTCTTCAGCCCCAAGTCTCGTGCCAGGACCATGTCAGAGTCTGACCGCAAACATGTAGATGGCTGTGCCATCTTCTATAAGACAGAGAA GTTCAGCCTTGTGCAGAAACACACAGTGGAATTTAACCAGCTGGCCATGGCTAACTCGGAGGGCTCCGAGGTCATGTTGAACAGGGTGATGACCAAGGACAACATCGGGGTCGCAGTGCTCCTGGAGCTGCGCAAGGAGATGATTGAGCAATCTG GGAAGCATTTGGCAAGTATGGAGAAACAGCTGCTGTTGATGGCTAATGCTCACATGCACTGGGACCCGGAGTACTCGGATGTAAAGCTCGTCCAGACCATGATGTTCCTATCAGAAGTGAAAAACATTGTGGACAAGGCCACGCGCAGCCTCAAGCTCTCCTCTGTGTCTGGGGAGACCAATGCCATCCCTCTTGTCCTGTGCGCTGACCTCAACTCGCTGCCTGACTCGG GTGTGGTGGAGTACCTGAGCACAGGTGGTGTGGACAGCACGCATAAGGACTTCAAAGACCTGCGCTATATTGACTGCCTGACCAACTTTAACTGTAATGGCAAGAACGGCACATCCAGCAGCAGGATCACGCACGGCTTCAAGCTAAAGAGTGCCTACGAGAACGGCCTGATGCCTTATACCAACTACACCTTTGACTTCAAG GGCGTGATCGATTACATCTTCTACTCTCAGCCTCTGCTGAACGTGCTGGGTGTGCTCGGCCCGCTGGACCCCCATTGGCTCCATGATAACAATATCACTGGTTGCCCGCATCCCCACATCCCCTCTGATCACTTCTCACTGTTTGCACAACTGGAGCTGCTCCTGCCCTTCTCGTCTTTGGTCAACGGTCTCCACGTGCCTGGCTGCAGGTAG
- the cnot6a gene encoding CCR4-NOT transcription complex subunit 6a isoform X2 has protein sequence MPKEKYDPPDPRRMYTIMSSEEAASGKKSYWAELEISGKVRSLSTALWSLTHLTALHISDNSLSRIPPDIAKLHNLVYLDLSSNKIRSLPAELGNMVSLRELLLNNNQLRVLPFELGKLFQLQTLGLKGNPLAQDIMNLYQEPDGTRRLLNYLLDNLAGTKRVSTEQPPPRSWVHLKEPDRTRPAALFSVMCYNVLCDKYATRQLYGYCPSWALNWEYRKKSIMQEILSCSADIISLQEVETEQYYNFFLVELKEHGYEGFFSPKSRARTMSESDRKHVDGCAIFYKTEKFSLVQKHTVEFNQLAMANSEGSEVMLNRVMTKDNIGVAVLLELRKEMIEQSGKHLASMEKQLLLMANAHMHWDPEYSDVKLVQTMMFLSEVKNIVDKATRSLKLSSVSGETNAIPLVLCADLNSLPDSGVVEYLSTGGVDSTHKDFKDLRYIDCLTNFNCNGKNGTSSSRITHGFKLKSAYENGLMPYTNYTFDFKGVIDYIFYSQPLLNVLGVLGPLDPHWLHDNNITGCPHPHIPSDHFSLFAQLELLLPFSSLVNGLHVPGCR, from the exons ATGCCCAAGGAAAAATATGATCCGCCGGACCCAAGGCGGATGTATACTATAATGTCGAGCGAAGAGGCAGCTAGTGGGAAGAAGTCATACTGGGCCGAACTGGAGATCAGTG GCAAAGTGAGGAGCCTGAGCACAGCATTGTGGTCTCTTACCCATCTGACTGCTTTGCACATCAGTGACAACTCCCTCTCACGTATCCCTCCGGACATTGCCAAACTACACAACTTGGTGTACTTGGACCTCTCATCCAATAAGATCAGGAGCTTGCCTGCCGAGCTAGGCAACATGGTATCTCTCAG GGAACTGCTTTTAAATAACAACCAGTTGCGAGTCCTGCCTTTTGAGCTTGGAAAATTGTTTCAGTTACAAACCTTGGGTTTAAAAG GAAACCCACTTGCACAAGACATCATGAACCTCTACCAGGAACCCGATGGGACGCGCCGGCTCCTGAACTACCTGCTGGACAATCTTGCAGGCACCAAGCGCG TCTCCACAGAACAGCCCCCTCCTCGCTCATGGGTACATCTTAAGGAGCCTGACAGGACACGACCAGCAG CATTGTTCTCTGTGATGTGCTACAACGTACTGTGCGATAAGTACGCCACACGACAGCTCTATGGTTACTGCCCTTCCTGGGCTCTCAATTGGGAGTACAGGAAAAAGTCCATCATGCAGGAGATCCTCAGCTGCAGTGCAGATATCATCAGCCTACAG GAAGTGGAGACAGAGCAGTACTACAACTTTTTCCTGGTGGAGCTCAAAGAGCATGGATACGAGGGTTTCTTCAGCCCCAAGTCTCGTGCCAGGACCATGTCAGAGTCTGACCGCAAACATGTAGATGGCTGTGCCATCTTCTATAAGACAGAGAA GTTCAGCCTTGTGCAGAAACACACAGTGGAATTTAACCAGCTGGCCATGGCTAACTCGGAGGGCTCCGAGGTCATGTTGAACAGGGTGATGACCAAGGACAACATCGGGGTCGCAGTGCTCCTGGAGCTGCGCAAGGAGATGATTGAGCAATCTG GGAAGCATTTGGCAAGTATGGAGAAACAGCTGCTGTTGATGGCTAATGCTCACATGCACTGGGACCCGGAGTACTCGGATGTAAAGCTCGTCCAGACCATGATGTTCCTATCAGAAGTGAAAAACATTGTGGACAAGGCCACGCGCAGCCTCAAGCTCTCCTCTGTGTCTGGGGAGACCAATGCCATCCCTCTTGTCCTGTGCGCTGACCTCAACTCGCTGCCTGACTCGG GTGTGGTGGAGTACCTGAGCACAGGTGGTGTGGACAGCACGCATAAGGACTTCAAAGACCTGCGCTATATTGACTGCCTGACCAACTTTAACTGTAATGGCAAGAACGGCACATCCAGCAGCAGGATCACGCACGGCTTCAAGCTAAAGAGTGCCTACGAGAACGGCCTGATGCCTTATACCAACTACACCTTTGACTTCAAG GGCGTGATCGATTACATCTTCTACTCTCAGCCTCTGCTGAACGTGCTGGGTGTGCTCGGCCCGCTGGACCCCCATTGGCTCCATGATAACAATATCACTGGTTGCCCGCATCCCCACATCCCCTCTGATCACTTCTCACTGTTTGCACAACTGGAGCTGCTCCTGCCCTTCTCGTCTTTGGTCAACGGTCTCCACGTGCCTGGCTGCAGGTAG
- the adra2db gene encoding alpha-2Db adrenergic receptor: MDIAEASFPVLNSSANGTSAPILPPHSRCAAAFIILVVTVIILVTIVGNVLVVVAVFTSRALRAPQNLFLVSLASADILVATLVIPFSLANEVMGYWYFGSTWCALYLALDVLFCTSSIVHLCAISLDRYWSVTSAVSYNLKRTPRRVKAMIAAVWLISAVISFPPLVMTKHDELECLLNNDTWYILASCAVSFFAPGLIMVSVYCKIYRVAKQRAATVFVAKASMARQPSLSETGFVRKGRSEATSPSVCGSKEQNQGELDAIDLEESCVSSSRSAKSGKVEVACVCARAKLDGRASEVCDHEPVNRVRQSSMSKAKLAQMREKRFTFVLAVVMGVFVLCWFPFFFTYSLHAVCRESCTIPDTLFDLFFWIGYCNSSVNPIIYTIFNRDFRRAFKKIICHTK; the protein is encoded by the coding sequence ATGGATATAGCGGAGGCGAGTTTTCCGGTGCTCAACTCCTCCGCGAACGGCACGAGCGCGCCCATACTTCCTCCACACTCGCGCTGCGCGGCCGCCTTCATCATCCTCGTGGTCACCGTCATCATTTTGGTCACCATCGTAGGGAACGTGCTTGTAGTGGTGGCCGTGTTCACGAGCCGCGCTTTGCGCGCACCTCAGAACCTCTTCCTGGTGTCACTGGCGTCGGCGGACATCCTGGTGGCCACGCTGGTCATCCCGTTCTCTCTAGCCAACGAAGTGATGGGCTACTGGTACTTCGGCAGCACTTGGTGCGCGCTCTACCTGGCGCTCGACGTGCTTTTTTGCACCTCGTCAATCGTGCATCTGTGCGCCATCAGCCTTGACCGCTACTGGTCGGTAACGAGCGCCGTGAGCTACAACCTGAAGCGCACGCCGCGGCGCGTGAAGGCCATGATCGCCGCCGTTTGGCTCATCTCAGCCGTGATCTCATTCCCACCGCTTGTCATGACCAAGCACGACGAGCTCGAGTGCCTGCTAAACAACGATACGTGGTACATCTTGGCGTCATGCGCCGTGTCCTTCTTCGCACCAGGCCTCATCATGGTATCCGTGTATTGCAAGATCTACAGAGTGGCCAAACAAAGGGCCGCCACCGTGTTTGTGGCCAAAGCCAGCATGGCGCGCCAGCCTTCACTCTCCGAGACGGGTTTTGTTCGCAAAGGAAGGTCCGAAGCGACTAGTCCGAGTGTGTGCGGCTCTAAAGAGCAAAACCAAGGTGAGCTGGACGCCATCGATCTGGAAGAGAGCTGCGTCTCCAGTTCGCGCTCGGCCAAAAGTGGCAAAGTGGAAGTCGCGTGCGTGTGCGCACGTGCCAAGCTGGACGGACGTGCGTCGGAAGTGTGTGACCATGAGCCGGTGAATCGTGTCCGACAGAGCTCTATGTCCAAAGCCAAACTGGCTCAGATGCGCGAGAAACGCTTTACTTTCGTATTGGCTGTGGTTATGGGTGTCTTTGTGCTCTGCTGGTTCCCGTTTTTCTTCACGTACAGCCTTCATGCCGTGTGCAGGGAGAGCTGCACCATCCCTGACACGCTGTTTGACCTCTTTTTCTGGATCGGCTACTGCAACAGCTCAGTGAACCCTATCATTTACACTATTTTTAACCGAGACTTTCGGAGAGCGTTTAAAAAGATCATATGCCACACTAAGTGA